A window of Phosphitispora fastidiosa contains these coding sequences:
- a CDS encoding transketolase C-terminal domain-containing protein — protein sequence MSEKPIQGEKRVFMTGNEVVAWAALAAKADIMYGYPITPQNEIMHYWTRMAPKFGRKFLQTEDELSAGFTTLGGVLSGRKAFTATAGPGNTLMQEPLSMAEMMRIPSVVVIQQRGGPSTATVIYSQQEVTMTTFGGNGEGFRIVYSTSTHQELFDYTIKAFNTAWKYRFPTFVLADGYQAKMRESLKIYDPEEKGIELIQPEATIGKPVADGKKEPVHVRNTYNTEEELLEVLTGYMEEYQKCAPEIEEYQEFDCDDADIVVVSHGVVARAAKEAVQELRREGLKAGFFRPVTLRPFPADQLRSVADKTKTLLFVESAFGQMAKLAKESIFGSTVNVENLFKPGVGITSEEIVTKVKGLL from the coding sequence ATGTCCGAAAAGCCCATCCAGGGAGAGAAACGAGTCTTTATGACCGGTAACGAAGTTGTTGCCTGGGCTGCCCTGGCTGCTAAAGCCGACATAATGTACGGGTACCCGATCACACCACAAAATGAGATTATGCATTACTGGACACGGATGGCGCCCAAATTTGGGAGGAAATTTTTGCAGACTGAAGATGAATTGTCTGCCGGTTTTACAACTTTGGGGGGAGTTCTTTCAGGGCGAAAAGCTTTTACGGCTACTGCCGGACCGGGTAATACACTGATGCAGGAACCACTGTCTATGGCTGAAATGATGCGCATTCCGTCTGTGGTAGTTATCCAGCAGAGAGGGGGGCCCTCAACTGCTACTGTTATTTACTCTCAGCAGGAAGTCACCATGACCACCTTTGGGGGTAACGGGGAAGGTTTCAGGATTGTATATTCTACTTCAACCCACCAGGAATTGTTTGATTATACCATCAAGGCATTTAACACAGCCTGGAAATACCGGTTCCCGACCTTTGTGCTGGCTGATGGATACCAAGCAAAAATGCGTGAATCACTTAAAATTTATGACCCTGAAGAAAAGGGCATTGAATTGATCCAGCCTGAGGCTACCATTGGAAAGCCTGTGGCGGATGGCAAAAAAGAACCCGTGCATGTAAGGAACACATATAACACCGAGGAAGAATTGCTTGAGGTTCTTACCGGATATATGGAAGAATACCAGAAATGTGCACCGGAGATTGAGGAATATCAGGAATTTGACTGTGATGATGCTGATATTGTTGTTGTCAGCCACGGCGTTGTTGCCAGGGCAGCCAAAGAAGCTGTACAGGAACTGCGCCGGGAGGGGCTGAAAGCCGGTTTCTTCAGACCGGTGACACTGCGTCCTTTCCCCGCTGACCAGTTAAGGTCAGTTGCTGATAAGACAAAAACCCTGTTGTTTGTTGAATCCGCATTTGGACAAATGGCCAAACTGGCCAAAGAAAGCATCTTTGGTTCTACCGTAAATGTGGAAAACCTCTTTAAACCTGGTGTTGGAATTACCTCAGAAGAAATAGTTACTAAAGTTAAAGGCTTGCTTTAG